The genomic segment GTTGCTGTCTTTTCACCAagagcactggcaggggagTGAGTATCTAGCTTGCTTTTAAGTTCTGTTTCTCTAGCTTGCAGGCCAGCTGGGCCTTGCAGTAGCTACTACTTCTTTGTCTAGGTTTTTGGCCCCTCTAGCTGAACAGAGACCATCTTTCTCCTCCCCCTAACACCAGCAAAGGTGGTTTTGAGCACCATTGTCTCCCTGCAGCAGTACATTTTCACTAGGAAAAGCTCCCCTCTGTCTTGCTCTGAGGAAGGGAATGAGGAAGGGCTGACCGGGAGTTCCCGTGGTGTTGCAACACGCTTCGCGGTTGTGACCCCTCAGCATGTTGAGAAGCAGCCACCCGCTTGTGAAGAACAAACTTTCTACTTCTCCCCAGCAAGCAACCAGTCACCCTGTGAGGAGAGAGAGGGTGCTGCTTCCACCTCTCCAGTGACATGCCTGTGAGGACATCCTGTCCCATACAAGCTGTCAGTAAATTCACAATCACAGCGTTTATTATGAAGCTGATGTGGCAGTGAGGTAGGCACTGTCAGGTTGTGGCTATAATGGTGTGAATGCTGCTGTGttacagctgctctgtgcaggttttctgtcaaaaactggggaaaaaaatccatgtggAAAGTCTCTCACTCACTCTTTGTGTGGCCACTCATTCCTTGTGAGCCCAGGCCATTTCTTTCATTGCTCCGTCCTTCTTCTGTAATGAGTGTCTGGGCTAGcggtggtttttttcagtactcTGAAAAATAACGATGCTGCCAGCTTGTTGCAGATGGTCGTAAACCTGTGTGTGCTACAGAGGTGTAGGAAAATAACAGGAAGGGTCTTCTAGTGGATATTTCAAGACGAAGTGCCCAAAGAGAGATGGGACTTCTGGGAGGCTGCtgcaaaggaaaagctgtgcTTTGCTGAAATGCAGAGCAGCTTCAAGGCTCGCTTTGCATGCAGCAACCAGCCGGCCTGAAGGAGTGTTGTTGCCAGGGAAAGGTCAAAGCAGTCTAAAAGGCTGTTTTCTCAGCATCTGGCAGCTCCTGAGCTGGGGGGCTGGAGCAATAGCTGGCAACAGGAGGTCTGTCCTACCAGTTTGTGAAACTTAGAGCTCTCATGTCCAGCAGAGAGACAAATATCTCTGCATCCCACCTAATCATGCTGTGGGCTACAACCGCCCTCCTGGTGTTTCACAACACCAAGGGCTGGAACAAAGACTGGACCAACATCctttggctgagggctgcatCTAAACTGAGCTTGCCTTGAAGGGAAGGACCGTGCTGTCTCTGGCAGGCTTTCCTCCATGACTGTGCAAAACCAACTTGCTAGTGCCCTGAAGGAGCTTGTTCAAAAGGGAGAGGGCACAGCTATGACTTCAGGAGAGCCTAGGTTGGCATCTAACTCTCCTGGTTAGCTCCAGTTCTGGTTCCAGGGCTGTCCCTGGGCATGGGGTAGTTCTTATGGGCAGGGTTGTGCTGACTCTGGGTGGTGTTTTGGGGCTCTTCACCCCACATGTATGGCTAGCACAGAGCCTAAAAGCAGCttgcctggtgctgctgtgatAAATCTGACCTGAGAGGCTTTGGAGGAGTGTCAGTGAGGCCACAAGCACTGCGGCAGGCAAGGTTTGTCGGGGCTGCTAACCTGGCACGCTGTGAATCAGCTACCACATTTGCTTTTATTGTTGATGGCCAAGATGGGAAATGCAATTGAAGCACCTTAATGAAAAGCTAACAAAGTTTGGTTTGGAGGGAGCGCTGGCATTCTGGTAGCCTTACTTCTTGTTAGAGAATAATATGAATGATTTGTCTGGGAATATTCCTACCACTGCGCCTGCAGCAGTGTGCTGACTGTGGCCTGAGACCCTATGCAAATGCAGAGTAAGAGGGTCTCTGGGGACCAAGCTGTTTATGTTGGATTGTACAAATAAAGAAACACTGCTAATTTTATagcagctgcttctcagagGTATTTTGAGTGTCAGTtactgagtgtgtgtgtgtgtgtgtgtgtgtgtgtgtgtgtgtgtgtaaccAACATGTTGCGGCTAAGCATCCTCTAGTCCTCCATAATTTCTGAATCTGGTCTTAATAGCTTTCATTGTGAATTGGTTTAAGAAGGAAAGCTGGTGAGGGCATGTGAATCGCGCTTGATGATCGCACCACAAaatgctggagaaagtccaaCACAGAGTTGGGGGCTGCTACTGCTTCTCAGAGAAAGGTCCCTGCACATTGCCTTGGCCAGTGAGCTCCTTTCTCCCAAAGCTCCAGCCTTTCCACACCCATCTGAACTCTCCAGAAAAGTTCCATGTTTCTTATCTCCTGCCATCTGAGGGAGAAATAGTGTCTGTACATGGAGAGCTGgatgggaaggccagaaagatGGATTACTCAGATGGCAAACCTCtagatcttttttccttttgtttaactTAATGTAGGAcctaatgtgaaaaaaacccaacccaacaaaCAACAATCCAAACCCAACTTGTATTGGCATATCTGAAATGGAAAGACATGGTAAATAAAGTTCAAGTGGCTTATTAATCTGATTTAGagagcatcttttttttctgactgagaCTTCCAGTGCTCAAATCCTTTTAAGACAGTAGAGATGGTCCAAAGTGTGATGGGACTCCTCTGTTCTTTATGACCTAAATCAGTGACCCAAAGCGTGATATTTTCTCTAGAACCATCTGTTTCCTCTTCTTGCCAAGGGGATTTCACGATGCCTGGTTGCTCTGAATAATTGCTCATGTGCAAGGATATGACTTGCCAcggggaagaaaattaactgaacAAGGGCAGGTGGATGCTCTTGAGTTTTCTGTTGAAACTACTACCTTTTTAGAAAGAGAGGCTGAAGAACCATGCAGCTGAGTAATATGCTCACAGTGAATTTTTTTAAGTCtacatgattaaaaaaaatccagaactTCACTTAGGAGAGAGTAAGATAAACAGAGTAGATACCCAGTCAGCCTGTGTTTCAGCAGAGCCATTATCAGATATCTCCGAGCCTTGGTTTGGAGCAGTGTGAAGCACAGGAGTACAAATGCTGGCTGACTAATTCATGCTTCGGCTTAAACTTCAATGACCATGAACACACATCTGTTTCAACTCAGCTATCTGCCAAGCAGCCTGCAACAAGGTACTCTTCTTTACAAACGTcatgctttctctttctttttgctttagcTTTATAAGAGGTGGCTACAGCCTGCATTCTGGGAAGCAGAAGGTAGCCAGGGACTGAGATTAGGGCAGCAATGTTCAGGGCTTCTGACTCCAGCCATAAGAGCTTTTTGTAGCATTCGCAGGATTTCCAATGTAAAACAActcctttcttttaaatctgTCTTCATACAGAAGGCTtgctttttcttgttcatcTTCCCTGTTCTCATCACCTAGCTCTCTCCAACTTGCTCACTTCCTGTTCTGTGTATCTTTTCTTAATTAGAAATTGGGGGCCGGGGGGGGGTTATGTCCCAGACCAACAGTTCCTAGTGTGGAAGTGCCATGTATGTAAAACTGTCGTGATAAATTCTCCAATCTTATTCTTCCAGCCCAACAATAATCTTACTACAGCATCTTTAAGTAAAAGCAAATGGAGGAGAGGGCTTTGACCCATCATTACAATGTCTCTTTGTGGAGCATGCCCCATAATGTGGCTGCAGGATGGTACCCATTGTTTCCTCCAGCCAGTTCTTCACTTGTACACAGCCCTGTCCCTCCGTAACATGCTCCTGCCCTGATGAGGAAGGGCTAGTTCTGTGTCATAGGGGATAAGGGTGGTGGTTAACAAGTGCTTTTCTTCAAGGGGATGTTGGTGTGTCCCTGTTTGAGAGAGTAAATGCTTTGAGATGACAGAGTaactatccctggagatatttaaaagacatgaagtggtttagtggtgagcttggcagtgtgaggtgagtggttggactccatgatcttaaaggtcttctccagctgaaatgattctgctTCTCCCCAGGAATGCCTGCCTGGCTGTACTTTTGCTGTCAGCAATGCAGCCTGAGTAGCTGGAGAACCAGCCTGGTTTCCAGCTGTGCTGAAACAAACTCTCTTtcaggagaaaggaggaagatatTGCTTAGCCATCCTGCATGGGTCCCGCCAGCTATGACGGGGCCCAGGTGACAGCTGGGTATGTTGTGACTGGATGCAGCCTTTAGTGGGAGGTGGCTGGTCTGAGTCTCTTGGTTCATGCAGCTGTCAGacctggcttttttttgtttgttttgtatttgcTGGAGACCAGGCAGATGGCAAATGGGAGCATGAGACctgccaggggctgcagaggctggACTTTGTGTGCCCTCTCTGATATGGGCCTGGGAACACCATCCTTCTCTTAGAAGTTGAAACCTTTCACAGCTGGGCATATTTGTctggtggtttgggtttttttctttctggggtATCTTTTTTACTGTGTGCAAAACCAGCTCAGCCTTTTGTATTCTTCAACAAAGTAAAGATATTGACAAACTCATTTTCCTCTCGTCATAGAAACATTCTTAAGTACCGTGTGATTAAATTAACTTGAAATGGAGAAGCTTAGTATGGTGAAGACTCTCCTTGAAGTGAAAATATAGCTTTAATAACTAGAAATCTGGCTTTTATTGCCTAGTGAAATTGAGAATGTGACACTGAGCATGCTCAGGTTTTTGCACTGAGCATCTCTGTGTACTTAAAAGCATCTGTTCTATCGGTTTATGCGCTGTTAACTAACTGCAAACCTCTTTAACAGCTTCTCTATGCTGCTGGAAAATCCTGAGGTAGGACAAGGGCAAGTACTGCTGTCATGCCTGATGACTGATGTTGTAAACGGAGTGAGAAAGGCCCTTGAAGGGGAAGCCGTCAAAGCTGACCTAGTGGGAATAGAGCGTAGGGACAGGTTTCCTCTGAGAGCATGCCAAGACAGCCAGGCTTGGATACATATGGGGTTCTTTCCAGTTTTGGAAGGTGCAAAGTGATGCGCTGTGGAAAGAATGGCTCCAAAATCATTAATTAAAGACTGCCCTTCTGGTGCACCTTATGACCAAGTTGCTGTGAAGAATAAGGTTTTGCCAGGGCTTGAGCTGGCTTTGTGCAGCTTTCTGATGTGGAGTAGATGCTTGGGAGGACTATGAGCAGGAAAAGGCTGTGAAATACATAGTTCACAGTGGATAAAAGTGGCAAgtatgaaaagattttttttttgaatgatgGTGGCATAGTAGATTTCCCATATCTGTACTGCTCTTACCCTGAGCTCCAGTGATTACAGTGCAGTGTAATTTGGAAatgggaaacagttctgccagCTTGTGAAGCAGAATGATGGGCTTGAATTGGATGCCAAACAAGACAATGCTACTGAACAAATAGACTTTCAGtgaagagaaaggaagcagCATTAAATGTCGCAGTAGCCAAAGCGGGTAGGTGCTAGCCCATGGGTAGCATCCCAATCCATCCTTGCTCAGGTAACTGAACTAGATGATTTGCACATGGAAAACATCATTAGATGGGTCTCCTTGAGCCACAGGATAACTTAATTATATGTTAGGGAAAGATGGGAATTAAACAGGGTGTGGAGGAAAATCTGTTACCCTTGGTCAGTCTCACTTAACgcctctttccttttccctccgCAGGTCGAGGACGTTTGGGACGCATTTGGTGGAAGCGGCCATGTCGCGAGCAACTCACCCACCCTTCTCCCCAGTGAGCTTCCAGCTCCTGAGTGTTATGCTGGTCTTGCTCTGCCATGCAGACGGCATACATGCAGAGAGCCCCAGCGAACTACCCCTGAATGACACCGAGGAGTGCACTGGCTCCTACATCTGCAAAAAGGGTGTGATTTTACCAATATGGGAACCCCAAGACCCCTCATTTGGTGACAAAATCGCTCGGGCAACAGTGTATTTTGTAGCCATGGTGTACATGTTCCTGGGAGTATCTATCATAGCTGACCGCTTCATGTCCTCCATCGAAGTCATTACGTCCCAAGAGCGGGAAATAACCATCAAGAAGCCCAACGGCGAGACCAGCAAAACCACGGTGAGGATCTGGAACGAGACCGTTTCCAACCTCACGCTGATGGCCTTGGGTTCATCTGCCCCCGAGATCCTCCTGTCTGTTATCGAAGTGTGTGGCCACGGCTTCACGGCAGGGGACTTGGGACCAAGCACAATTGTGGGGAGTGCTGCATTTAACATGTTCGTCATCATTGCCATCTGTGTTTACGTCGTTCCGGATGGAGAGATAAGGAAGATCAAGCACTTGCGAGTGTTTTTTGTTACGGCGGCCTGGAGCATCTTTGCCTATACTTGGCTTTACATTATTTTATCTGTGTCTTCTCCTGGGATTGTGGAGGTTTGGGAAGGCTTGCTcaccttcttcttcttccccatCTGTGTGGTGTTTGCCTGGATAGCTGACAGGAGGCTGTTATTTTACAAGTACGTCTACAAGAAATACCGAGCTGGCAAGCAGAGAGGCATGATCATTGAGCATGAGGGTGACCGGCCCTCCTCCAAAGCTGATATCGAGATGGACGGAAAGGTTGCTAATTCTCACGTGGAGAACTTTTTGGATGGGACTCTGGTGTTGGAAGTAGATGAGAAAGACCAGGATGATGAGGAAGCCAGGAGGGAAATGGCTCGGATTCTGAAGGAGTTGAAACAAAAACACCCCGACAAGGAAATTGAACAGCTCATAGAGCTGGCCAACTACCAGGTCCTGAGCCAGCAACAGAAGAGCAGGGCCTTTTACCGCATTCAAGCCACTCGGCTCATGACAGGAGCTGGCAACATCTTGAAGAGACATGCTGCAGACCAGGCCCGCAAAGCAGTCAGCATGCACGAGGTCAACAGTGAGGTGGCAGAAAATGATCCCATCAGCAAGCTTTACTTTGAGCAGGGCACCTACCAGTGTCTGGAGAACTGTGGCACTGTCGCCCTGACCATCATTCGCCGGGGAGGTGACTTGACCAACACGGTGTATGTTGACTTCCGGACAGAGGATGGGACAGCCAATGCTGGCTCTGACTATGAGTTCACTGAAGGGACAGTGGTCTTCAAGCCTGGAGAGACCCAGAAAGAAATCCGTGTTGGTATAATCGACGATGACATATTTGAGGAGGATGAGAACTTCCTGGTCCACCTCAGCAACGTCCGTGTGAGCACCGAGGCCTCGGACGAGGGCATTCTGGAGACCAGTCGTATCTCAACGCTTGCCTGCCTGGGGTCACCATCTACTGCCACCGTCACCATCTTTGACGACGACCACGCTGGCATCTTTACCTTTGAGGAGCCGGTAACACACGTCAGTGAAAGTGTGGGGACCATGGAAGTGAAAGTGTTGCGAACCTCTGGTGCGCGAGGAAATGTTATCGTGCCCTACAAAACCATTGAAGGCTCAGCCAAAGGTGGAGGAGAGGACTTTGAAGACACCTGCGGGGAGCTGGAGTTCCAGAACGATGAGATAGTGTAAgtgaaagttttattttattacttaCAGTCTCTGgttcttctgaaatgaaatgcacGTGGCTCTCAGAACTGCAATGGAGGTGTTTGAGTGCCAGCACATTACAGGAAGATATGAATGGACTTGTGTATTTTGGGGAGCTTGAAATGCAGCATTCCTGCCTTGCTAACAGAGCAGAGAGTGATGGCTACTCTCAGGCACTTCACGCTTGCAGCAGCAGGGTTTTGGGACTGGTGCGTGAGTTCAGCCTCCCACACCTTACCCATGTTCTGAGCAGATCTCTATCACTTTGGCCCTACAGTGGAGCAGAGAACAAAACCAAGCTGGATCTTACCAGCCAGTCACAAGGACCTAAACCGAGCATGTGAACTGTGGTACCTACTTCCCCTTGCGTGTTGAGGGTCAGGTCATCGGGGACTGGGATGCAGCCTGTTCTGCCGATGCTCTCGCTGCTCAAGGCTTTGGTGAAGGTCACTTCACCTCCTCCTCTAAAGGCTGCAGGCTTGAGTCCTTGTCCAATGCATGTTCTAGAAAAGTATTGCCATGCATAAAAGCCTCATGGTTATGGTGCAACTGCAGCCACATTTGGTTGcttgcaaatgaaaacaaggcTGAAAGCTGTTGGAGGCTACTCGTGAGTGTTGCTCAGTGGATGGTAGAAAAATGATTAGTGCTGTAGCCATGTTTATTACATTATGTGGAGAATGTAAATTAGCCCTGTAAATCATAGCAGAAAACATCTGTCCTCAGGTATGTCATGAAGATATTTTCTTGCCCACTTGGAGCTCTGAGAGGAGCCAAGGGAATTGGGCTGTTCCAGCCTTTCGCTGTTCCTGCAGCGAAGACTGTGTCTGTAGATCAGTTCCTGCCCATTGTAGACTCTATAGCACAAAACCACTGTTTAGAACTTTTAGCAGTCACTGATAAGGGGCACTGCTGTGTCAAGGGAGAGCTAAATGTTGGCTTGCTTGTGTTGCATGTCATACAACTAGTCTCCTAGGAGCTGAGACTGACCCATGATGAGTGCTGAGAGTGGGCCTTATGTTCTGTCTGTGCTCCATGTGCACAGAGAATGAGGCGAACGGGGAAATCGTAAAACTCCTTGAAGTAGCGGGAAGGAAAAAGGGGTTTGTACTTCTCAGGCATGGTATTAGACCAGTTGGGGGTTTGACTTTGCAGGAAAAACTGAGCAAGTACTTACAACTCCAGCAGTCTGGAGACCAGAACATGTGTTTTGTTCCCACAAGGGTCAAGAGCACATAATACACAATTGTACCTAGCTCCTGAATGGTAACTAGTGGAGAGGAAtgcaggttttggggtttttttaattttaggagAAGCAGGGAGTTGTCCACAGAGATACAGTGAACTAGGCTATAAGGATATCCCCCAAAGGCTCTTTACTTTTTAACCAGGTCACTTGGCACTAGCAAAACTGTGCTACTGGCAGGAGGACTTTGACATGTGATCTCGGTTCCCCTGGGATGTGACATGTTTACATGGCAGGCCAAACACATGGCCACAGGCTCTGCAACTGAGCTCAGAGAGGCTTcagcttcctccttctcttggATCCATCACTCTGACCAGGATCTCTGTCCTTCACAGAAAGCAGGTAGTGTCACTTGTGTCTTCACTACCTGTTAGTGCTCAGTCTGTGATGTGGGATTTTGAGAGGGCCAGCAGTGCCTTCTAGCTGCTGTTGTGCTGGgacctgctgtgctgtgcctaTGGCCTCTGCCAGTGGCCTTTCCTCCACTAAACTGTTCACTGATGACTTTTGCCAACAGCCCAGTAAACAAaggctgtgctggaaacgggttgACCACATCCTGTCAGAGCTTCTGCCTTGCCTCCTGGGGTGTACTGGTGTGCCCTCCCCATGGTGTaagcctcctccttccttttcttaCTGTGGCTGTCAGCATGTACGTAGCAAGCAAGAAATGGGGGGAAACAGCTTTCTTAGCAACCCCAAGTGtggctttatttctttttttttttgagcagatCTCATCATATGTCTTCTGTTGCCTTTACGTCTCTGTGGAACCTCAGGGAGGGATGGTACATGGGAAGCACCACTTTAGGTGTTTGTAGCCTGATATAGAAGAGGGCTTGAGGAATGGGGTGAGAAGAGGTGATGACTGCAAGGCCATATGTTGACCAGTGGGCTTACTCCATTCAGGTGAGAGAGGATATGCACAGACCTTGTTTTTCTGGGAGAAGGATGAAACTGATTGTACAAATTGCTACGTATTCATGGCCTGAAAGGCAGTAGGTATTCATCTAAACCTTAGCTGCCACAGTCCGTGTTTAGGCATTGGATGGTACGTACTCACTTGGA from the Colius striatus isolate bColStr4 chromosome 2, bColStr4.1.hap1, whole genome shotgun sequence genome contains:
- the SLC8A1 gene encoding sodium/calcium exchanger 1 isoform X3, which codes for MSRATHPPFSPVSFQLLSVMLVLLCHADGIHAESPSELPLNDTEECTGSYICKKGVILPIWEPQDPSFGDKIARATVYFVAMVYMFLGVSIIADRFMSSIEVITSQEREITIKKPNGETSKTTVRIWNETVSNLTLMALGSSAPEILLSVIEVCGHGFTAGDLGPSTIVGSAAFNMFVIIAICVYVVPDGEIRKIKHLRVFFVTAAWSIFAYTWLYIILSVSSPGIVEVWEGLLTFFFFPICVVFAWIADRRLLFYKYVYKKYRAGKQRGMIIEHEGDRPSSKADIEMDGKVANSHVENFLDGTLVLEVDEKDQDDEEARREMARILKELKQKHPDKEIEQLIELANYQVLSQQQKSRAFYRIQATRLMTGAGNILKRHAADQARKAVSMHEVNSEVAENDPISKLYFEQGTYQCLENCGTVALTIIRRGGDLTNTVYVDFRTEDGTANAGSDYEFTEGTVVFKPGETQKEIRVGIIDDDIFEEDENFLVHLSNVRVSTEASDEGILETSRISTLACLGSPSTATVTIFDDDHAGIFTFEEPVTHVSESVGTMEVKVLRTSGARGNVIVPYKTIEGSAKGGGEDFEDTCGELEFQNDEIVKFITLRVLDREEYEKECSFFLVLGDPVWLRRGVKGGFTITEENEEKQPLTSKEEEERRIAEMGRPVLGEHSKLEIIIEESYEFKNTVDKLIKKTNLALVVGTNSWREQFIEAITVSAGEDDDDDECGEEKLPSCFDYVMHFLTVFWKVLFAFVPPTDYWNGWACFVVSILMIGLLTAFIGDLASHFGCTIGLKDSVTAVVFVALGTSVPDTFASKVAATQDQYADASIGNVTGSNAVNVFLGIGVAWSIAAIYHAAHGQAFQVSPGTLAFSVTLFTIFAFISVGVLLYRRRPEIGGELGGPRTSKLLTSSLFILLWLLYIFFSSLEAYCHIKGF
- the SLC8A1 gene encoding sodium/calcium exchanger 1 isoform X2 — its product is MRAFFHSALPTTAETRLGSRTFGTHLVEAAMSRATHPPFSPVSFQLLSVMLVLLCHADGIHAESPSELPLNDTEECTGSYICKKGVILPIWEPQDPSFGDKIARATVYFVAMVYMFLGVSIIADRFMSSIEVITSQEREITIKKPNGETSKTTVRIWNETVSNLTLMALGSSAPEILLSVIEVCGHGFTAGDLGPSTIVGSAAFNMFVIIAICVYVVPDGEIRKIKHLRVFFVTAAWSIFAYTWLYIILSVSSPGIVEVWEGLLTFFFFPICVVFAWIADRRLLFYKYVYKKYRAGKQRGMIIEHEGDRPSSKADIEMDGKVANSHVENFLDGTLVLEVDEKDQDDEEARREMARILKELKQKHPDKEIEQLIELANYQVLSQQQKSRAFYRIQATRLMTGAGNILKRHAADQARKAVSMHEVNSEVAENDPISKLYFEQGTYQCLENCGTVALTIIRRGGDLTNTVYVDFRTEDGTANAGSDYEFTEGTVVFKPGETQKEIRVGIIDDDIFEEDENFLVHLSNVRVSTEASDEGILETSRISTLACLGSPSTATVTIFDDDHAGIFTFEEPVTHVSESVGTMEVKVLRTSGARGNVIVPYKTIEGSAKGGGEDFEDTCGELEFQNDEIVKFITLRVLDREEYEKECSFFLVLGDPVWLRRGVKEENEEKQPLTSKEEEERRIAEMGRPVLGEHSKLEIIIEESYEFKNTVDKLIKKTNLALVVGTNSWREQFIEAITVSAGEDDDDDECGEEKLPSCFDYVMHFLTVFWKVLFAFVPPTDYWNGWACFVVSILMIGLLTAFIGDLASHFGCTIGLKDSVTAVVFVALGTSVPDTFASKVAATQDQYADASIGNVTGSNAVNVFLGIGVAWSIAAIYHAAHGQAFQVSPGTLAFSVTLFTIFAFISVGVLLYRRRPEIGGELGGPRTSKLLTSSLFILLWLLYIFFSSLEAYCHIKGF
- the SLC8A1 gene encoding sodium/calcium exchanger 1 isoform X1, which produces MRAFFHSALPTTAETRLGSRTFGTHLVEAAMSRATHPPFSPVSFQLLSVMLVLLCHADGIHAESPSELPLNDTEECTGSYICKKGVILPIWEPQDPSFGDKIARATVYFVAMVYMFLGVSIIADRFMSSIEVITSQEREITIKKPNGETSKTTVRIWNETVSNLTLMALGSSAPEILLSVIEVCGHGFTAGDLGPSTIVGSAAFNMFVIIAICVYVVPDGEIRKIKHLRVFFVTAAWSIFAYTWLYIILSVSSPGIVEVWEGLLTFFFFPICVVFAWIADRRLLFYKYVYKKYRAGKQRGMIIEHEGDRPSSKADIEMDGKVANSHVENFLDGTLVLEVDEKDQDDEEARREMARILKELKQKHPDKEIEQLIELANYQVLSQQQKSRAFYRIQATRLMTGAGNILKRHAADQARKAVSMHEVNSEVAENDPISKLYFEQGTYQCLENCGTVALTIIRRGGDLTNTVYVDFRTEDGTANAGSDYEFTEGTVVFKPGETQKEIRVGIIDDDIFEEDENFLVHLSNVRVSTEASDEGILETSRISTLACLGSPSTATVTIFDDDHAGIFTFEEPVTHVSESVGTMEVKVLRTSGARGNVIVPYKTIEGSAKGGGEDFEDTCGELEFQNDEIVKFITLRVLDREEYEKECSFFLVLGDPVWLRRGVKGGFTITEENEEKQPLTSKEEEERRIAEMGRPVLGEHSKLEIIIEESYEFKNTVDKLIKKTNLALVVGTNSWREQFIEAITVSAGEDDDDDECGEEKLPSCFDYVMHFLTVFWKVLFAFVPPTDYWNGWACFVVSILMIGLLTAFIGDLASHFGCTIGLKDSVTAVVFVALGTSVPDTFASKVAATQDQYADASIGNVTGSNAVNVFLGIGVAWSIAAIYHAAHGQAFQVSPGTLAFSVTLFTIFAFISVGVLLYRRRPEIGGELGGPRTSKLLTSSLFILLWLLYIFFSSLEAYCHIKGF